The following coding sequences lie in one Mucilaginibacter sp. KACC 22773 genomic window:
- a CDS encoding alpha-2-macroglobulin family protein, with translation MENGYTRFRKRKSLITFGSALAVLLIIAYLIVNGQKKNVVDPAFSKYIESYTTGVISKASPITIRLASTVQITHQQNEEVDNNLFDFSPSVKGKAYWTDSRTIEFRPDKKLDPDKTYNAEFKLGKLIDVPSRFNRFKFNFQVVKPDFNIAFNGLQTATSTSTDEMKMEGSVQTADTEDPALIEKVITVNYMLPVKISWEHNIAAKTHTFKITGLKRQKGEVAALTINWDGSSINVDKKGEQHFDVPAIGDFKVLNVRAVQDNDQYVLVQFSDAIMVGQELAGLIGINNVTDPAYAIEGSTVKIYAPERLEGDYSVFVNEGVENISHKKITKTYTANVFFENRLPGVTIPGKGVILPDSGKLMMPFEAVNLKAVDVSVIKIYESNVPQYFQNNDFNGSQELRQVGRPILQKTIRLDNDKGLNLNKKNRFMLDLDQMIRTEPGAIYRVIIGFRQEYSLYNCSIAGAGKKSGTDDDEYGGGDYSYSDNAGKVDDEDNDFWSRYDSYYPEGYDWQEKDNACTPSYYTKTRWATRNIIASNIGLIAKRGNNNNMLIAVTDIMNAKPMQGVELQLLDYQKQVLLKTTSGSDGLASFDLKRKPYLLVAKKGNQRGYLKLDDGNTLPLTRFNVGGDEVQSGLKGFIYGERGVWRPGDSIFMTFILEDKLKTLPADHPVEFELKDPNDKLYKRITNTKSVDGFYSFHTATETSSPTGNWTATVKVGGATFEKKIKVETIMPNRLKLGLTFGGAEELTKGNNANGKLTARWLFGGAAQNLKAKVDAFLSAQTTTFKNYKDYVFDDPTLAFNMQTQTVFDGKLSAEGNADVDANINIEKQAPGQLKANFLVKVFEPGGNFSVQQVSLPYNVYPGYVGIKTPEGSALSGMLVTDKDQQIDIADVDVNGNALAGTRSVQLELYKIQWRWWWDETGNEMTNFTQGKYNKLIKTQSIQLTNGRGKWTLRVPKADWGRYLIKVKDEQTGHSTGKIIYVDWPNWSERLQQSNPTEAAMLSFTSDKQAYNVGEQATLTIPTAADGRALISFENGSKILKTTWIDTKKGQTQYNFTVEPDMAPNVFVNVTMLQHHSQTVNDLPIRMYGVIPLTVNNPATILKPVITMPDKIRPETQSAITVSEATGKEMTYTIAIVDEGLLDITSYKLPDPHNTFYAKEALGVKTWDLFDYVIGAYGGGLNRILSIGGDGSLGSNRNVSVNRFKPVVKFMGPFHIGAGEKQTTGFKLPQYVGSVKAMVVAGHDGAYGIAEKAVVVKKPLMILATLPRVLGPSEKVQLPVTVFAMEPNIKTVTVSVQSNAFSNLQGNNTQTLTFAKTGDQMVTFDLNVKDFVGIGKVKVIAKSGSETAAYDVELNVRNPNPPVTRILEKELAASEAWNIAYQAVGISGTNKNTLEIASIPPLNLGKRLDYLIDYPHGCVEQTTSAAFPQLYLGQLLDLSPRQKAESERNIKATIARLNGFQVPGGGLSYWPDGGSADEWGTNYAGHFMLAAQAKGYSMPLGFMEQWKKFQKQKALSWSPDSHSFYGDDLNQAYRLYLLALARSPELGAMNRLREFKYISIEAKWRLAAAYKLAGQPEIGSRMIAGLPTVIKPYYTMFGTYGSDLRDEAMILETLTLLGQQTRAAAQLRTVAAKLSQDDWYSTQTTAYSLIAIAQYCGQNKSSGKMTFSFQGGAVNSQSYIWQSVLAAGGGKVSLKNNGGNKLYVRLIQKGQPSSGLDVKTFIDPRILQMRVGYFTLSGKQIDPSSLRQGTDFVAQVNIKNPGKRGRYDNLALTQIFPSGWEILNSRMMNNDEAFKSSTSDYRDIRDDRVNTYFSLPEGREVTYYVMLNAAYAGHYYLPAVYCEAMYNSSINSLIKGQWVDVTK, from the coding sequence ATGGAGAACGGATATACCAGGTTCCGCAAACGTAAAAGCCTAATTACATTCGGTTCGGCACTTGCAGTGCTATTAATCATCGCTTATCTTATTGTTAATGGCCAAAAGAAAAATGTGGTCGACCCTGCCTTTAGCAAGTACATCGAGTCGTACACAACAGGGGTAATTTCCAAAGCAAGCCCCATTACCATTCGCCTTGCCAGCACAGTGCAAATTACCCATCAACAAAACGAAGAGGTTGATAACAACCTGTTTGATTTTTCGCCATCGGTAAAAGGCAAAGCTTACTGGACAGATTCGCGCACCATTGAATTCCGGCCGGATAAAAAACTCGACCCTGATAAAACCTACAATGCCGAATTTAAACTGGGCAAATTGATTGATGTGCCTTCCAGATTTAACAGATTTAAGTTTAACTTCCAGGTAGTTAAGCCCGATTTTAACATTGCTTTTAACGGGCTGCAAACAGCTACCAGTACATCTACTGATGAGATGAAGATGGAAGGATCGGTACAAACGGCCGATACCGAGGACCCTGCCCTTATCGAAAAAGTAATTACTGTAAACTATATGCTACCTGTGAAGATCAGCTGGGAGCATAACATAGCCGCAAAAACCCACACCTTCAAAATAACCGGTTTAAAACGTCAAAAAGGCGAAGTTGCGGCACTAACCATTAATTGGGACGGCAGCAGCATCAACGTTGATAAAAAAGGCGAGCAACATTTTGATGTACCGGCAATTGGCGATTTTAAAGTGCTGAACGTTCGTGCCGTACAGGATAATGACCAGTATGTACTGGTACAATTTTCAGATGCCATTATGGTTGGGCAGGAATTGGCAGGGCTAATCGGCATTAACAATGTAACCGATCCGGCATATGCCATTGAAGGCAGTACCGTAAAAATTTACGCTCCCGAAAGGCTTGAAGGCGATTACAGTGTATTTGTAAATGAAGGGGTAGAAAACATATCGCATAAAAAGATCACCAAAACCTATACAGCAAATGTGTTTTTTGAGAACCGGCTGCCCGGCGTAACTATTCCGGGCAAGGGCGTTATCCTCCCCGATTCGGGCAAGCTGATGATGCCTTTTGAGGCCGTAAACCTTAAAGCAGTTGATGTGTCGGTAATTAAAATATATGAAAGTAATGTTCCGCAATATTTTCAAAACAATGATTTTAACGGCAGCCAGGAATTGCGCCAGGTAGGCAGGCCCATTTTACAAAAAACCATCAGGCTGGATAACGATAAAGGGCTTAACTTGAACAAGAAGAACCGTTTTATGCTCGATCTTGATCAGATGATCCGCACCGAACCGGGAGCAATTTACCGGGTTATCATCGGTTTCAGGCAGGAATATTCCTTATACAATTGCAGTATAGCAGGCGCAGGTAAAAAAAGCGGCACTGATGATGACGAATATGGCGGCGGTGATTACAGCTACAGCGATAATGCAGGCAAGGTAGACGACGAGGATAACGACTTTTGGTCGAGGTACGACAGCTATTATCCCGAAGGTTATGACTGGCAGGAGAAGGATAATGCCTGCACCCCATCCTACTACACCAAAACCCGCTGGGCAACCCGTAACATCATTGCATCAAACATAGGGTTGATTGCGAAACGGGGCAATAATAACAATATGCTTATTGCGGTTACCGATATTATGAATGCCAAACCGATGCAGGGCGTTGAACTGCAACTGCTGGATTACCAAAAGCAGGTATTGCTAAAAACCACCTCGGGCAGTGACGGCCTGGCAAGTTTCGACTTAAAGCGTAAGCCTTATTTGCTGGTGGCCAAAAAAGGAAACCAACGTGGTTATTTAAAACTTGATGATGGTAATACCCTCCCACTTACCCGTTTTAACGTTGGCGGCGACGAAGTACAAAGCGGATTGAAAGGTTTTATTTATGGCGAGCGTGGTGTTTGGCGGCCAGGTGATAGCATATTCATGACCTTTATACTGGAAGATAAGCTAAAAACCCTACCAGCCGACCACCCAGTAGAGTTTGAGCTAAAAGACCCCAACGATAAATTGTATAAACGGATTACAAACACAAAATCTGTTGATGGCTTTTACAGTTTCCATACCGCTACCGAAACCTCGTCGCCTACCGGTAACTGGACAGCTACCGTAAAAGTTGGCGGCGCTACCTTTGAAAAGAAAATAAAGGTTGAAACCATTATGCCTAACCGCTTAAAGTTGGGCCTAACCTTTGGCGGTGCCGAAGAATTAACCAAGGGCAATAATGCCAACGGCAAGTTAACCGCCCGTTGGCTGTTTGGCGGGGCGGCGCAAAATTTAAAGGCCAAGGTTGATGCCTTTTTATCGGCGCAAACAACCACGTTTAAAAATTATAAGGATTATGTTTTTGACGATCCTACGCTGGCTTTTAACATGCAAACGCAAACCGTTTTTGATGGCAAGCTGAGCGCCGAAGGCAATGCCGATGTGGATGCCAATATCAATATTGAAAAACAAGCCCCCGGGCAGCTAAAGGCCAACTTTTTGGTAAAAGTGTTTGAACCTGGAGGCAACTTCAGCGTTCAGCAGGTTAGTTTGCCATACAACGTTTACCCCGGTTATGTCGGTATTAAAACACCCGAAGGCAGTGCCCTATCAGGGATGCTGGTTACCGATAAAGACCAGCAGATTGATATTGCCGATGTAGATGTAAACGGCAACGCCCTTGCCGGTACCCGCAGCGTGCAGCTGGAATTGTATAAAATACAATGGCGCTGGTGGTGGGACGAAACCGGGAATGAAATGACCAACTTTACCCAGGGTAAATACAACAAGCTGATTAAAACCCAAAGTATTCAGTTGACAAATGGCCGTGGCAAATGGACGCTGCGTGTACCCAAAGCCGACTGGGGCCGGTACCTGATTAAGGTAAAAGATGAACAGACAGGCCATAGCACCGGTAAAATTATTTATGTAGACTGGCCAAACTGGTCGGAAAGGTTACAGCAAAGCAACCCTACCGAAGCAGCCATGCTTTCGTTTACATCAGATAAGCAAGCCTATAATGTTGGCGAACAGGCCACATTAACCATCCCTACCGCGGCAGATGGCCGGGCATTGATCAGCTTTGAAAATGGCAGCAAGATTTTAAAAACCACCTGGATTGATACTAAAAAAGGCCAAACCCAATACAACTTTACAGTTGAGCCGGATATGGCGCCCAATGTTTTTGTAAATGTTACCATGCTGCAGCACCATTCGCAAACCGTAAATGATTTGCCTATCCGCATGTACGGGGTGATACCACTTACTGTTAACAACCCGGCTACCATATTAAAGCCCGTGATTACGATGCCCGATAAGATCAGGCCCGAAACCCAATCGGCCATTACAGTATCAGAAGCCACCGGCAAGGAGATGACCTACACCATTGCTATTGTTGATGAAGGCCTGCTGGACATTACCAGTTACAAACTCCCCGATCCGCATAATACATTTTACGCCAAAGAAGCGCTGGGCGTTAAAACCTGGGATTTGTTTGATTATGTAATTGGAGCCTACGGCGGCGGCCTTAACCGGATACTAAGCATAGGCGGTGATGGTAGCCTGGGCAGCAACAGGAACGTATCTGTAAACCGTTTTAAGCCCGTTGTAAAATTCATGGGGCCGTTCCATATCGGAGCGGGAGAAAAGCAAACCACGGGCTTTAAATTGCCGCAATACGTAGGCTCGGTTAAAGCCATGGTTGTTGCCGGGCACGATGGTGCTTATGGTATAGCCGAAAAAGCCGTTGTTGTTAAAAAGCCATTGATGATATTGGCTACACTGCCGCGTGTACTGGGGCCTTCAGAAAAGGTGCAGCTGCCGGTTACTGTCTTTGCCATGGAGCCTAACATTAAAACGGTTACGGTATCGGTACAAAGCAACGCCTTCAGTAACCTGCAAGGTAATAATACCCAAACCCTCACCTTCGCCAAAACCGGCGACCAGATGGTAACTTTCGATTTGAACGTTAAGGATTTTGTAGGGATAGGCAAAGTGAAAGTAATTGCCAAAAGCGGTTCAGAAACAGCGGCTTATGACGTTGAACTAAATGTGCGTAACCCTAACCCACCGGTTACCCGCATATTGGAGAAAGAGCTTGCTGCCAGTGAAGCCTGGAACATAGCTTACCAGGCCGTAGGCATCAGTGGCACCAATAAAAATACGCTGGAGATAGCATCCATCCCACCCCTTAATTTGGGCAAACGTTTGGATTACCTGATTGATTATCCTCATGGCTGCGTGGAGCAAACCACCTCGGCTGCATTTCCGCAATTATATTTAGGCCAGCTGCTCGATCTTTCGCCAAGGCAAAAGGCCGAATCCGAAAGGAATATTAAGGCTACCATAGCAAGGCTAAACGGTTTCCAGGTTCCTGGTGGCGGCTTAAGCTACTGGCCAGATGGCGGTAGTGCTGATGAATGGGGAACCAATTATGCCGGGCACTTTATGCTGGCCGCGCAAGCTAAAGGCTATAGTATGCCTTTGGGCTTTATGGAACAATGGAAAAAATTCCAGAAACAGAAGGCGTTAAGCTGGTCGCCGGATAGCCACAGTTTTTATGGCGACGACCTGAACCAGGCCTACCGCCTGTACCTGCTGGCCCTTGCCCGTTCGCCCGAGCTGGGTGCCATGAACCGCCTGCGCGAGTTTAAGTACATCAGCATCGAAGCCAAATGGCGGCTTGCAGCAGCCTATAAGCTGGCGGGGCAGCCCGAGATAGGTTCACGGATGATTGCAGGCTTGCCAACCGTTATTAAGCCTTATTACACCATGTTTGGCACCTATGGGTCTGACTTAAGGGATGAGGCCATGATACTGGAAACATTAACCTTGCTTGGCCAGCAGACGCGCGCCGCGGCACAGTTACGAACAGTAGCTGCAAAGTTATCGCAGGATGACTGGTATAGTACGCAAACAACCGCCTACTCGCTGATAGCTATTGCGCAATATTGCGGGCAAAACAAATCGTCAGGTAAAATGACATTCAGCTTCCAGGGTGGCGCTGTTAACTCGCAATCGTATATCTGGCAAAGCGTTTTAGCTGCGGGTGGTGGTAAAGTAAGCCTTAAAAACAATGGCGGCAACAAGCTGTATGTAAGGTTAATACAAAAAGGACAACCATCATCGGGGCTTGATGTAAAAACCTTTATCGACCCGAGGATATTGCAGATGCGCGTAGGTTACTTTACGTTATCCGGTAAGCAGATAGACCCATCATCATTAAGGCAGGGTACCGATTTTGTGGCCCAGGTAAACATCAAAAACCCGGGCAAACGCGGCCGGTATGATAATTTGGCGCTAACCCAGATCTTCCCTTCGGGCTGGGAGATATTGAACAGCCGGATGATGAATAACGATGAGGCCTTTAAATCATCAACATCCGATTACCGCGATATTCGTGACGATCGGGTGAATACTTATTTCAGCCTGCCGGAAGGCCGCGAGGTTACCTACTACGTAATGCTGAATGCCGCCTATGCAGGCCACTACTACCTGCCCGCGGTTTATTGCGAGGCGATGTACAACAGCTCGATAAACAGTTTAATTAAAGGGCAGTGGGTTGATGTGACGAAGTAG
- the topA gene encoding type I DNA topoisomerase yields the protein MAKNLLIVESPAKAKTIEGYLGKDFIVKSSYGHIRDLVKSEDAIDIGNNFAQKYEVPADKKQVVSELKKLAKEAEMVWLASDEDREGEAISWHLFDTLGLKDATTKRIVFHEITKPAILKAIDTPRKIDYNLVNAQQARRVLDRLVGFELSPVLWKKVKPSLSAGRVQSVAVRLIVDREREVNKFTAEAAFKIVAIFGKGKDAFKAELAERYAKPEDAEKFLQDCIGADFDVRSLETKPAKRSPAAPFTTSTLQQEASRKLGYSVARTMQVAQRLYEAGYITYMRTDSVNLSDTALNAAQSEIISAYGEKYHQLRKYKTKNASAQEAHEAIRPTYFNNHTINGESNEKRLYELIWKRAIASQMSEAQFEKTTAKISISTRKEDLTANGEVMKFDGFLKVYLESSDDEDEPQQDGENAMLPPLTRGLRLALQEMSATERFSRPPARYTEASLVKKLEELGIGRPSTYAPTISTIQNRGYVVKEEREGKVRNFRLMVLKDGQIVKEQKTENTGAERGKLFPTDIGAVVNDFLVQYFKEIVDFNFTASVEKQFDEIAQGLKDWTAMLHDFYNPFHKGVQSTIETADKATGERELGVHPENGKKISVRIGRYGPFVQVGESATEENEEKPLYASLRTGQSIETITIDEALELFKLPKVVGEYEGKVMKVAIGRFGPYISHNSAFVSLPKDIDPHDVTEEKAIELINEKRKKDAERLIKAFEEDPEVKVLNGRWGPYIEFGKLNVKIPKDKDPLTLTYEECKALADAMPKDTKKGRFGKTVAAAKPAAKKAPAKKKAPAKKK from the coding sequence ATGGCCAAAAATTTACTGATAGTTGAATCTCCGGCGAAAGCCAAAACCATCGAGGGTTACCTTGGGAAAGACTTTATTGTAAAGTCGAGCTACGGGCATATCCGCGATTTGGTAAAGTCTGAAGATGCGATAGATATAGGTAACAACTTCGCTCAAAAATATGAGGTTCCTGCCGATAAAAAACAGGTAGTGAGCGAGTTGAAGAAATTAGCTAAAGAAGCAGAGATGGTTTGGCTGGCATCGGATGAGGACCGCGAGGGAGAAGCCATATCATGGCACTTATTTGATACTTTAGGATTGAAAGATGCTACCACCAAACGCATCGTTTTTCACGAAATAACCAAACCGGCCATTTTAAAGGCAATTGATACGCCACGTAAAATTGACTACAATTTGGTAAATGCACAACAGGCACGCCGTGTATTAGACAGGCTGGTGGGTTTTGAACTCTCGCCTGTTTTATGGAAAAAGGTTAAGCCATCTTTATCTGCGGGTCGTGTACAATCAGTAGCAGTACGATTAATTGTTGACAGGGAACGCGAAGTAAATAAATTTACTGCCGAAGCTGCTTTTAAAATAGTAGCCATATTTGGTAAGGGCAAAGATGCTTTTAAAGCCGAACTGGCCGAACGTTATGCCAAACCAGAAGATGCCGAGAAGTTTTTACAGGATTGTATCGGTGCCGATTTTGACGTACGCTCGCTGGAAACCAAACCGGCCAAACGCTCACCTGCTGCACCGTTTACCACATCTACCCTACAACAGGAAGCCAGCAGGAAACTGGGCTACTCGGTAGCCCGCACCATGCAGGTAGCCCAACGTTTGTACGAGGCTGGATATATTACCTATATGCGTACCGACTCGGTAAACTTATCGGATACCGCGTTAAATGCCGCACAAAGTGAAATTATATCGGCTTATGGCGAAAAATACCATCAGCTAAGAAAATATAAAACCAAAAATGCAAGCGCGCAGGAAGCTCACGAAGCTATCAGGCCAACCTATTTCAACAACCATACTATCAATGGCGAATCGAACGAGAAACGCCTTTATGAACTGATCTGGAAACGTGCCATAGCCTCACAAATGAGTGAAGCGCAATTTGAGAAAACCACCGCAAAAATCAGTATATCAACCCGTAAAGAGGATTTAACAGCCAACGGCGAGGTGATGAAGTTTGATGGTTTCCTGAAAGTTTACCTTGAATCAAGCGACGACGAGGATGAACCGCAACAGGACGGCGAAAACGCGATGCTGCCACCTTTAACCCGTGGCCTGCGTTTGGCGCTACAGGAAATGTCGGCAACAGAACGCTTCTCGCGTCCGCCGGCAAGGTATACTGAGGCCAGCCTGGTGAAAAAGTTAGAGGAGTTGGGTATCGGCCGCCCATCTACCTACGCCCCTACCATATCTACCATCCAAAACCGTGGTTATGTGGTTAAGGAAGAGCGCGAAGGTAAAGTGCGCAATTTCAGGCTAATGGTGCTGAAAGATGGCCAGATTGTTAAAGAACAAAAAACGGAGAATACCGGTGCCGAGCGCGGCAAGTTATTCCCCACTGATATTGGCGCGGTTGTAAACGACTTTTTGGTACAATACTTTAAAGAAATTGTAGATTTTAACTTTACAGCCAGCGTTGAAAAGCAATTTGACGAGATAGCCCAGGGGTTAAAAGACTGGACCGCCATGCTGCACGATTTTTATAACCCGTTCCATAAAGGTGTGCAAAGCACTATTGAAACGGCTGATAAAGCAACCGGTGAACGTGAATTGGGTGTGCATCCTGAAAATGGCAAGAAAATATCTGTACGTATTGGCCGCTACGGCCCCTTTGTGCAGGTTGGCGAAAGTGCTACCGAGGAGAATGAAGAAAAGCCGTTATATGCCAGTTTAAGGACCGGCCAAAGCATTGAAACTATCACTATTGATGAAGCCCTGGAATTATTTAAGCTTCCTAAAGTTGTTGGAGAATATGAAGGTAAGGTAATGAAAGTGGCTATCGGCCGTTTCGGGCCGTACATTAGCCATAACAGCGCGTTCGTATCGTTGCCAAAGGATATCGATCCGCATGATGTTACCGAAGAAAAAGCGATTGAGCTGATTAACGAAAAACGTAAAAAAGATGCCGAGAGACTGATTAAAGCGTTTGAAGAAGACCCGGAAGTAAAAGTATTGAACGGCCGCTGGGGGCCCTATATTGAATTTGGCAAACTTAACGTTAAGATACCCAAGGATAAAGATCCCTTGACCTTAACTTATGAAGAGTGCAAGGCCCTGGCTGATGCCATGCCTAAGGACACCAAAAAAGGCCGCTTTGGTAAAACGGTAGCAGCCGCAAAACCTGCGGCCAAAAAAGCCCCCGCCAAGAAAAAAGCGCCGGCTAAGAAGAAGTAA
- the mnmA gene encoding tRNA 2-thiouridine(34) synthase MnmA, with translation MSKHGRILVAMSGGVDSSVAAVMLHEQGYEVIGLTMKTWDYASSGGSSKETGCCSLDSINDARALAVGYGFPHYILDIRNEFGDFVIDNFVDEYLAGRTPNPCVLCNTHIKWEALLKRADKLDCEFIATGHYANIRLQDNGRYVISKGKDENKDQSYVLWGVSQKNLARTKFPLGSFSKPEIRQMAMDMGQIELAGKSESYEICFVPDNDYRSFLRHKVEDLEERVAGGNFVLANGTVVGKHQGYPFYTIGQRKGLGIALGQPMFVTSIDPNTNTVVLGTADELERKQAWVKNLNLVKYASIPEPIEAITKIRYKDAGTTSSIVQMGEHMKVDFHHNVSGIAPGQSAVFYEGNDLLGGGFLM, from the coding sequence ATGAGTAAGCATGGCAGGATCTTAGTGGCAATGAGCGGTGGCGTTGATAGTTCGGTAGCAGCAGTTATGTTGCATGAGCAGGGCTATGAAGTTATTGGGCTCACCATGAAAACCTGGGACTATGCATCATCGGGCGGAAGCTCGAAAGAAACGGGATGCTGCAGCCTTGATAGTATTAACGATGCGCGTGCTTTGGCCGTTGGCTATGGTTTTCCTCATTATATCCTGGATATCCGCAATGAGTTTGGCGATTTCGTTATTGATAACTTTGTTGACGAGTACCTGGCCGGCCGCACCCCTAACCCCTGTGTGTTATGTAATACCCACATTAAATGGGAAGCTTTATTAAAACGCGCCGATAAACTGGATTGCGAATTTATAGCTACAGGACATTATGCCAATATCCGTTTACAGGATAATGGCCGTTACGTAATTTCAAAAGGTAAAGACGAAAATAAAGATCAGTCGTACGTGCTTTGGGGAGTATCTCAAAAAAACCTGGCACGTACCAAATTCCCCTTAGGCAGTTTTTCGAAGCCCGAGATCAGGCAAATGGCTATGGATATGGGGCAGATTGAGCTTGCCGGTAAAAGTGAAAGCTACGAAATTTGCTTTGTGCCCGATAACGACTACAGATCGTTTTTAAGGCATAAAGTTGAAGACTTGGAAGAACGTGTTGCCGGTGGCAACTTTGTGCTTGCAAACGGCACCGTAGTAGGTAAACACCAGGGATATCCCTTTTATACCATCGGTCAGCGTAAAGGATTAGGCATTGCGCTGGGGCAACCTATGTTTGTAACCAGTATTGACCCTAACACCAATACCGTAGTATTAGGCACTGCCGATGAATTGGAACGCAAGCAGGCCTGGGTTAAAAACCTAAACCTGGTTAAATACGCCAGTATACCGGAGCCTATTGAAGCTATTACCAAAATTCGTTATAAAGATGCCGGTACCACCAGCAGCATTGTGCAAATGGGCGAACACATGAAGGTTGATTTTCATCATAATGTATCCGGAATCGCCCCAGGGCAATCGGCCGTTTTTTATGAAGGCAACGACCTTTTGGGTGGCGGATTTTTAATGTAG
- a CDS encoding TIGR02117 family protein — translation MAIYILTNGDHTDIVVPVKSQVTDWSKEMPYQNTTGRDTTAKYLAVGWGDKGFYLNTPTWSQLKFSTAFRAAFALSTSAIHATYYRAMPENNNCKKIMISNDQYKRLIAFINDSFKRDSAGNVINIKTNANYGTSDAFYEANRKYNMFYTCNTWANNALKACGQTACMWTPFDRGIFYHYR, via the coding sequence GTGGCCATATATATCCTTACCAATGGCGACCACACCGACATTGTAGTTCCCGTAAAAAGTCAGGTTACAGATTGGAGCAAAGAGATGCCGTATCAAAATACAACGGGCCGCGATACCACGGCAAAATACCTGGCAGTTGGCTGGGGCGATAAGGGGTTTTACCTCAACACTCCTACCTGGTCGCAATTAAAGTTTAGTACGGCGTTTAGGGCGGCCTTCGCTTTAAGTACTTCGGCCATTCATGCTACTTACTACCGGGCAATGCCGGAGAATAACAATTGTAAAAAAATCATGATCAGCAATGATCAGTACAAAAGGCTGATAGCTTTTATTAACGACAGTTTTAAACGAGACAGTGCCGGAAATGTCATCAACATAAAAACAAATGCCAACTACGGCACCAGCGACGCGTTTTACGAAGCCAACCGCAAATACAATATGTTTTATACCTGCAATACCTGGGCCAATAACGCCCTTAAAGCCTGCGGCCAAACCGCCTGCATGTGGACGCCTTTTGACAGGGGAATATTTTATCATTACAGGTAG
- a CDS encoding HAD family hydrolase: MKKAIILDLDNTIYPVSSISENLFSVVFEFVDSLAEEIGTQEIEKVKAEMQRRPYQQVAEKFNFSEAAKNKGLDLLKDLEYALPMQPYEEYKYISATPIDKYLVTTGFTKLQWSKIRLLGIEGDFKAIHIVDPQVSPETKKDIFTMIMNNNNYQPEELLVIGDDPESEIKAAGSLGIDTFLFDPEDRHTGAVVTHSSKSLKDALAIFM; this comes from the coding sequence ATGAAAAAAGCCATCATTTTAGACCTGGATAACACCATTTACCCGGTTAGTTCAATTTCTGAAAATCTTTTTAGCGTGGTGTTTGAATTTGTAGACAGCCTGGCCGAAGAAATTGGTACCCAAGAAATAGAGAAGGTGAAGGCAGAAATGCAGCGCCGACCTTACCAGCAGGTTGCCGAAAAATTCAACTTTAGCGAGGCGGCGAAAAATAAGGGCCTTGATTTGCTTAAAGACCTTGAGTATGCGCTGCCGATGCAGCCCTACGAGGAGTATAAATACATCAGCGCAACCCCGATAGATAAGTACCTGGTAACAACGGGCTTTACCAAACTGCAATGGAGTAAAATAAGGTTGTTAGGCATCGAGGGAGATTTTAAAGCGATTCATATTGTCGATCCGCAGGTATCGCCCGAAACTAAAAAGGATATCTTCACGATGATTATGAACAACAATAACTATCAGCCGGAAGAGCTGCTGGTCATCGGCGATGATCCTGAGTCTGAAATAAAGGCGGCGGGTTCATTGGGTATCGATACCTTTCTGTTTGACCCGGAAGACAGGCACACAGGTGCTGTTGTAACCCATTCGTCAAAAAGCCTTAAGGATGCGTTAGCTATATTTATGTAA
- a CDS encoding MFS transporter — MVLVHKLDGKRHPLTYISAGVLLTGITFVFLNILPHNAWIAVLIVVMITFGEIIAMPFMNSFWVSRTNNSNRGSYAAIYGMSWSAAQIIAPAVGARIITAGGFDSLWWVFAGTCLFVSTGYYILKKLIKKSEPIAVTRVDNIL, encoded by the coding sequence ATGGTACTTGTTCATAAACTTGATGGCAAAAGGCACCCTTTAACTTATATCAGCGCTGGGGTGCTGTTAACGGGCATTACATTTGTTTTTTTGAACATACTCCCGCATAACGCCTGGATAGCCGTTTTGATAGTAGTAATGATAACTTTTGGCGAAATCATCGCCATGCCATTCATGAACTCGTTTTGGGTAAGCCGAACCAACAATAGTAACCGGGGCTCCTATGCCGCTATTTATGGCATGTCGTGGTCGGCTGCACAAATTATTGCTCCTGCAGTTGGTGCCCGGATTATTACGGCAGGTGGCTTTGATAGCTTGTGGTGGGTATTTGCCGGTACCTGTTTATTTGTGTCAACCGGGTATTATATCCTTAAAAAACTCATTAAGAAAAGCGAACCAATTGCGGTAACTCGTGTTGACAATATATTATGA